In Streptomyces canus, one DNA window encodes the following:
- a CDS encoding aldo/keto reductase: MQYVKLGSTGLDVSRICLGCMSYGLPDRGVHEWTLDEGASRPLIRQALDAGINFFDTANVYSDGTSEEIVGKALADFANRDEIVLATKVNGPMRSGQNAAGLSRKAIMTEVDHSLRRLGTDYVDLYQIHRFDPRTPVEETMEALHDLVKAGKVRYIGASSMYAWQFSKMQYTAERHGWTKFVSMQNHYNLLYREEEREMLPLCADQGVSALPWSPLARGRLTRDWGTVTDRSSTDNFGSRLYQEGDRTIVEAVTRIAGDRGVPRAQVALAWLLAQDTVAAPIVGAGKPHHIEDAVAAVELELSEKEIEELEGPYTTRPIAGHS; the protein is encoded by the coding sequence ATGCAGTACGTGAAGCTCGGTTCGACGGGCCTGGACGTCTCGCGGATCTGTCTGGGCTGCATGTCCTACGGCCTGCCGGACCGCGGCGTGCACGAGTGGACCCTCGACGAGGGGGCGTCGCGGCCACTGATCCGGCAGGCCCTGGACGCGGGCATCAACTTCTTCGACACCGCGAACGTCTACTCCGACGGCACCAGTGAGGAGATCGTCGGCAAGGCCCTCGCGGACTTCGCGAACCGCGACGAGATCGTGCTCGCGACCAAGGTGAACGGCCCGATGCGGTCCGGTCAGAACGCCGCCGGACTGTCCCGCAAGGCGATCATGACGGAGGTCGACCACAGCCTGCGGCGCCTCGGCACCGACTACGTCGACCTCTACCAGATCCACCGCTTCGACCCGCGCACACCGGTCGAGGAGACGATGGAGGCGCTGCACGACCTGGTGAAGGCGGGCAAGGTGCGTTATATCGGGGCCAGTTCGATGTACGCCTGGCAGTTCTCCAAGATGCAGTACACGGCCGAGCGGCACGGCTGGACGAAGTTCGTGTCCATGCAGAACCACTACAACCTCCTCTACCGCGAGGAGGAGCGCGAGATGCTGCCGCTCTGCGCCGACCAGGGCGTCAGCGCCCTGCCGTGGAGCCCGCTGGCCCGCGGCCGCCTGACCCGGGACTGGGGCACGGTCACCGACCGCAGCTCCACCGACAACTTCGGCAGCCGCCTCTACCAGGAGGGCGACCGCACGATCGTCGAGGCCGTCACCCGCATCGCCGGCGACCGGGGCGTCCCGCGCGCCCAGGTGGCCCTGGCCTGGCTCCTGGCCCAGGACACGGTGGCCGCCCCGATCGTGGGAGCGGGCAAGCCGCACCACATCGAGGACGCGGTGGCAGCGGTCGAACTGGAGCTCAGCGAGAAGGAGATCGAGGAGCTGGAGGGTCCGTACACGACCCGTCCGATCGCCGGTCACAGCTGA
- a CDS encoding flavoprotein has product MTEQDEIPPFLYVVVCAAGIAADVGKLITAAQEREWQVGVIATPTAMNGFFDTAAVEAATGYPIRSAWRRPGDPRPFPDPDAVVVAPATFNTINKWAAGIADTLAVGTLCEVAGRGVPIGVLPCVSDDLAGHPAYQDSLTRLRGMGVRFGHPHQGPEGEEFGWERALDLVEPGGC; this is encoded by the coding sequence GTGACCGAACAGGACGAGATACCGCCCTTCTTGTACGTCGTCGTGTGCGCCGCCGGCATCGCGGCGGATGTCGGAAAGCTGATCACCGCCGCGCAGGAGCGGGAGTGGCAGGTCGGCGTCATCGCCACGCCCACCGCCATGAACGGCTTCTTCGACACGGCGGCCGTAGAAGCGGCCACCGGATACCCGATCCGCTCCGCATGGCGGCGGCCGGGGGACCCGCGGCCCTTCCCGGATCCGGACGCGGTCGTGGTGGCCCCGGCCACCTTCAACACGATCAACAAGTGGGCGGCCGGAATCGCGGACACCCTCGCGGTGGGCACACTGTGCGAGGTGGCCGGCCGGGGCGTCCCGATCGGCGTCCTGCCCTGTGTCTCCGACGACCTCGCCGGTCACCCCGCCTACCAGGACAGCCTGACCCGGCTGCGGGGGATGGGGGTGCGCTTCGGACATCCCCATCAGGGCCCCGAGGGCGAGGAGTTCGGGTGGGAACGGGCGCTGGATCTGGTCGAGCCGGGAGGATGCTGA
- a CDS encoding nuclear transport factor 2 family protein — MTDRPPLPPFTRESAVQKVQAAEDAWNTRDPQRVALAYSEDSVWRNRGTFVTGRAGIVEFLTAKWAREREYALRKDLWAHDGNRVAVRFQYECQDTEGQWWRSYGNELWEFDEHGLMTRREASINDVPIEEKERRIHGPRPATERGLSFPLQ; from the coding sequence ATGACCGACCGCCCGCCCCTGCCGCCCTTCACCCGCGAGAGTGCCGTCCAGAAGGTGCAGGCCGCCGAGGACGCGTGGAACACCCGCGATCCGCAGCGGGTGGCACTCGCCTACTCCGAGGACTCCGTGTGGCGCAACCGCGGGACCTTCGTCACCGGGCGCGCCGGGATCGTCGAGTTCCTCACCGCGAAGTGGGCACGCGAGCGGGAGTACGCGCTGCGCAAGGACCTGTGGGCCCACGACGGCAACCGCGTCGCGGTCCGCTTCCAGTATGAGTGCCAGGACACCGAGGGGCAGTGGTGGCGGTCGTACGGCAACGAGCTGTGGGAGTTCGACGAGCACGGGCTGATGACCCGGCGCGAGGCGAGCATCAACGACGTGCCGATCGAGGAGAAGGAGCGCCGGATCCACGGACCGCGCCCCGCGACCGAGCGGGGGCTGTCCTTCCCGCTTCAGTAG
- a CDS encoding TetR/AcrR family transcriptional regulator — protein MDSAVARERVLDAAEELFYGRGIQSVGMDDIRGASGVSLKRLYQLFPAKEQLVEAYLERRDGRWRGRLAEFVELRSSPEERILAVFDWLEEWFGEEGFRGCAWINSYGELGATSDRVADQVRAHKRAFGDYFASLVAAAGRPAALAGPLFLLAEGAMVTAGITRSTRPAAQAREAVRTLLEPR, from the coding sequence ATGGACAGCGCAGTGGCCCGCGAGCGGGTGCTGGACGCCGCCGAGGAGCTGTTCTACGGGCGGGGCATCCAGTCCGTCGGCATGGACGACATACGGGGCGCGTCCGGCGTCTCCCTCAAGCGGCTCTACCAGCTGTTCCCGGCGAAGGAGCAGCTGGTGGAGGCCTATCTGGAGCGGCGGGACGGACGGTGGCGGGGGCGGCTGGCCGAGTTCGTGGAACTCCGGTCGTCCCCTGAGGAACGGATCCTCGCGGTCTTCGACTGGCTGGAGGAGTGGTTCGGCGAGGAGGGCTTCCGCGGGTGCGCGTGGATCAACTCGTACGGCGAGCTGGGCGCGACCTCGGACCGGGTGGCGGACCAGGTCCGGGCGCACAAGAGGGCATTCGGGGACTACTTCGCCTCACTCGTGGCCGCCGCGGGGCGGCCCGCGGCGCTGGCCGGGCCGCTCTTCCTGCTCGCCGAGGGGGCCATGGTGACCGCGGGCATCACGCGGAGCACGCGGCCCGCGGCGCAGGCGCGGGAGGCGGTCCGGACGCTGCTGGAGCCGCGCTGA
- a CDS encoding ferredoxin: MHIDIDKDACIGAGQCAPAAPGVFTQDDDGFSMLLPGREDGGGDPMVREAARARPVAAITVSETVS, encoded by the coding sequence ATGCACATCGACATCGACAAGGACGCCTGTATCGGGGCGGGCCAGTGCGCGCCGGCCGCACCGGGTGTCTTCACCCAGGACGACGACGGCTTCAGCATGCTTCTGCCCGGCCGGGAGGACGGCGGCGGCGACCCCATGGTCCGGGAGGCCGCCCGGGCGCGCCCCGTCGCCGCCATCACCGTGTCGGAGACGGTGAGCTGA
- a CDS encoding cytochrome P450, with amino-acid sequence MTETEPVAFPQDRTCPYRPPTGYEPLRAARPLSRITLFDGRPAWLVTGHDTARALLADPRLSTDRTRDGFPAPTARSAAIKTRRTALLGVDDPEHRVQRRMMGPSFTLRRATELRPRIQRIVDERIDAMIAQGPPAELVSAFALPVPSAVICALLGVPYTDHDFFEGQSRRLLRGPAAADVMDARDQLEEYFDELIDRKQKRPEAGDGVLDELVHRQLRDGELTREELIALAIILLVAGHETTANMISLGTYTLLQHPDRLAELRTDPELIPNAVEELMRMLSIVDGLLRMALEDIEVAGTTIRAGEGVLFSTSVVNRDEGVYTDPDTLDWHRPARHHIAFGFGIHQCLGQNLARAELEIALRTLFERLPTLRLAAPAGAIPFKSGDSIQGMLELPVTW; translated from the coding sequence ATGACGGAAACGGAACCTGTCGCCTTCCCCCAGGACCGGACCTGCCCCTACCGCCCGCCCACCGGCTACGAACCCCTGCGCGCCGCCCGCCCGCTGTCCCGGATCACCCTCTTCGACGGCCGTCCGGCCTGGCTGGTGACCGGACACGACACGGCCCGCGCCCTGCTTGCCGACCCCCGGCTGTCCACCGACCGCACCCGCGACGGCTTTCCCGCGCCCACGGCACGCTCCGCGGCGATCAAGACCCGGAGGACCGCGCTGCTGGGAGTCGACGACCCGGAGCACCGTGTCCAGCGACGCATGATGGGCCCCAGTTTCACGCTCCGGCGGGCCACCGAACTGCGTCCCCGCATCCAGCGGATCGTCGACGAACGCATCGACGCGATGATCGCCCAGGGGCCACCCGCCGAGTTGGTGAGCGCCTTCGCGCTGCCCGTCCCGTCGGCCGTGATCTGCGCCCTGCTCGGTGTGCCCTACACCGACCACGACTTCTTCGAAGGGCAGTCCCGGCGACTGCTGCGCGGTCCCGCGGCTGCGGACGTCATGGACGCTCGCGATCAACTGGAGGAGTATTTCGACGAGTTGATCGACCGCAAACAGAAGCGGCCGGAGGCCGGTGACGGCGTACTCGACGAACTCGTCCACCGGCAGTTGCGGGACGGGGAGCTGACCCGCGAGGAACTGATCGCGCTGGCGATCATCCTGCTGGTCGCCGGCCACGAGACGACCGCCAACATGATCTCGCTCGGCACTTACACCCTCCTCCAACACCCCGACCGGCTGGCCGAGTTGCGCACCGACCCTGAGCTGATCCCGAACGCGGTCGAGGAACTGATGCGCATGCTGTCGATCGTCGACGGGCTGCTGCGGATGGCTCTCGAGGACATCGAGGTGGCCGGGACGACGATCCGGGCCGGCGAGGGAGTCCTCTTCTCGACCTCGGTCGTCAACCGCGACGAGGGCGTCTACACCGACCCGGACACCCTGGACTGGCACCGCCCCGCCCGCCACCACATCGCGTTCGGCTTCGGCATCCACCAGTGCCTCGGCCAGAACCTCGCCCGCGCCGAACTGGAGATCGCCCTGCGCACCCTCTTCGAAAGGCTGCCCACCCTCCGCCTCGCCGCCCCCGCGGGTGCGATCCCGTTCAAATCCGGCGACTCGATCCAGGGGATGCTGGAACTCCCCGTGACCTGGTAA
- a CDS encoding nitroreductase family deazaflavin-dependent oxidoreductase, translating into MPLEGEYEPSPTQWVREQVELYESSGGTKGNTLLDTGMPVIVLTTRGAKSGSIRKTPLMRVEHDGRYAVVASLGGAPKHPVWYHNVKADPHVELQDGAVKRDFTAREITGAEKDEWWERAVAAYPPYADYQKKTDRVIPVFVLEPAEEV; encoded by the coding sequence ATGCCTCTTGAGGGCGAGTACGAGCCCAGCCCGACCCAGTGGGTGCGTGAGCAGGTGGAGCTGTACGAGAGCTCCGGCGGCACCAAGGGGAACACGCTCTTGGACACGGGGATGCCGGTCATCGTGCTGACCACCCGGGGCGCGAAGAGCGGCAGCATCCGCAAGACCCCGCTGATGCGCGTCGAGCACGACGGGCGTTACGCGGTGGTCGCCTCGCTGGGCGGCGCACCCAAGCACCCGGTCTGGTACCACAACGTCAAGGCCGACCCGCATGTCGAGCTCCAGGACGGCGCGGTCAAGCGTGACTTCACGGCCCGCGAGATCACCGGTGCGGAGAAGGACGAGTGGTGGGAGCGGGCCGTCGCCGCGTACCCGCCGTACGCCGACTACCAGAAGAAGACGGACCGGGTGATCCCGGTCTTCGTTCTGGAGCCCGCCGAAGAGGTCTGA
- a CDS encoding cation diffusion facilitator family transporter, which yields MSGTSKSNTADRKTRVTVLVALAANLVIAVAKAVGGLLAGSPALLSEAAHSVADSLNEVFLLAALRRSRRPADRRHPFGYGKERFFWSLIAAVGIFVMGGCFSVFQGIEALRNGAEEKLSGYVAGLIVLGVAFIAEGISLVRALHQVHRQGGAAQGMRDPTLRTVVAEDGTAVLGVTLAMAGMALHMVTGQVVWEASASLAIGVLLVYVAYRLGREAKGQLIGEAADPEVAARIRALLDAQPEIDSVEALFTMKMGLDSVLVAARVDLVPGLDSEQVEEVAVRIKRSVARTVPEADQIFLDVTDRPAQEARESPAATGERGGA from the coding sequence GTGAGCGGGACATCGAAGAGCAACACAGCGGACCGGAAAACACGCGTCACCGTGCTGGTGGCGCTCGCGGCGAACCTGGTGATCGCGGTCGCCAAGGCCGTCGGCGGCCTCCTCGCGGGCTCTCCCGCGCTGCTGTCGGAGGCGGCGCACTCCGTCGCGGACAGCCTCAACGAGGTCTTCCTGCTGGCCGCGCTGCGCCGCAGCCGTCGCCCCGCCGACCGGCGGCATCCCTTCGGTTACGGCAAGGAGCGGTTCTTCTGGTCGCTGATCGCGGCCGTCGGGATCTTCGTGATGGGCGGCTGCTTCTCCGTCTTCCAGGGCATCGAGGCGCTGCGCAACGGCGCCGAGGAGAAGCTCAGCGGCTATGTGGCCGGCCTGATCGTGCTGGGCGTGGCCTTCATCGCCGAGGGGATCTCGCTCGTGCGGGCGCTGCACCAGGTGCACAGGCAGGGCGGGGCCGCCCAGGGCATGCGCGACCCCACCCTGCGCACGGTCGTAGCGGAGGACGGCACGGCGGTGCTCGGTGTGACCCTCGCCATGGCCGGCATGGCGCTGCACATGGTCACCGGGCAGGTCGTGTGGGAGGCGTCCGCCTCACTGGCCATCGGTGTGCTGCTCGTCTACGTGGCCTACCGGCTCGGACGCGAGGCCAAGGGACAGCTGATCGGTGAGGCCGCGGACCCGGAGGTCGCTGCCCGGATCAGGGCCCTGCTGGACGCTCAGCCCGAGATCGACAGCGTGGAAGCGCTGTTCACCATGAAGATGGGGTTGGACTCGGTCCTGGTGGCCGCCCGTGTGGATCTGGTGCCGGGCCTGGACAGCGAACAGGTCGAGGAGGTCGCCGTACGCATCAAGCGGTCCGTCGCCCGGACCGTGCCCGAGGCGGACCAGATCTTCCTCGACGTGACCGACCGGCCGGCCCAGGAGGCACGAGAAAGCCCCGCCGCGACGGGGGAACGCGGCGGGGCCTGA